ATCAGGGTGCAAAAATCAGCTAAGGCTTTGCAAGACAAGGGGTCTATAATGATGTTGTGGAATACACCACCGCACCCCAATGATGAAATTTGTCATCAATTCGATGAAGTTTATCAAACTCAAGCGCCATCTATTCCTAAATTTGCCAGATATGGCTCTATAGAAACCCATGAAGCCAATCTAAAAGAAATTGAACACGATTTTATCAACTCAGGTTTATTCCAGAATTTTTTGTCAGAACAGTTAGTTTGTCATACGACTCATAGTATTGATGAGTATTTGACACTTTTGAGTACAATATCACCCTACATAAAATTAGAGTCGCAGCAACGAGCGTCCTTATTTTCAGGTTTGAGAGACGTTTTAGAGAGGATCTCCACAGTAAGGCTAAAAACATCCTATCTTTCCGCTTTGCAAATTGCCCAGGTTAATCATGGGTAAAACTGTAAACGTTTCAATTTTTGGGAACAAGCGCTAACGATTCAGTTAATTTCGGTTAACTACACCCTTGCATAGAGCGACTTCCATTGGGCATAGTCGCTCCACAAAAATTTGTGAGATAAACATTCGCAGTCTTAATCTTGGCTTTGCGTAAATTGGCGTTAACTAAGTTTGTGCTAATTAACGAAGCATTACTTAAATTAGCCCCTTTCAAATTGGCACTATTGAAGTTTGTTCCATTCAAATTCGCACCATCTAGAGACGCACCACTCAAATCCGCTTCTGCTAAATTGGCATTACTCAGGTTGGCACCATCTAATATGGCTTCCTTGAGGTTAGCACCGCTTAAGTCTGCACCATTGAGATCAATCTTACTCAAGTCACAGCCAGCACAATCTCTCGCTTTGGCTATCCTTGCCTGCATTTCGGCGCTAGTCTCTTCGACAGTCACGCCCATACAGGCAGACGTACTCACAAGTAATAGTGGAATAATTAGGTTTAGGGGTTTCATATCACGTCAGGTTTTTAAGGTTCTACCACTTAAAATTTGGTCTGGGCGGGTTGAGTTGCATCTGTGGTTTATTAAATTTTACGTTATAATTGGGACATTATACATTTAAAAAATAATATCGAAACATTTTGAATTGACGTAGGGATTCGGGGGATTGGGGAAATTAGGGGGTTTGGAGACCAAACCCGTACAGATGATGCCATGAAAATGATTAGGCATGATAACGGCAGCATCAATTTCTAGGTTTTCAAAATGATGGGGGAGATGGTTCCAAACCTGATCAGTGATTTCGCCATATTCATTGAGTTGCAGCCTTTTATTAGTGATCGTGCCAAGTAAACATTCACGGTTTTGAACACAGATTGTCACAAAATAAGCTCCCCCCTGATTATAATCATAAGATTTTAGGCGAATTGAACGTCGATGATGAATTTGAGGATTATAGTGTTGAACCATTACACTTGCCCTTACCGACCCACCAATTTATCCCGCAGATGCTTAATTTTATCGCGATATTGGGCAGCTTGCTCAAATTCCAGATTCTTCGCCGCCTCTTTCATCTGGGTTTCTAATTGACTAATGACTTCAGGAATCTG
The DNA window shown above is from Coleofasciculus chthonoplastes PCC 7420 and carries:
- a CDS encoding transposase, coding for MVQHYNPQIHHRRSIRLKSYDYNQGGAYFVTICVQNRECLLGTITNKRLQLNEYGEITDQVWNHLPHHFENLEIDAAVIMPNHFHGIICTGLVSKPPNFPNPPNPYVNSKCFDIIF
- a CDS encoding pentapeptide repeat-containing protein; this encodes MKPLNLIIPLLLVSTSACMGVTVEETSAEMQARIAKARDCAGCDLSKIDLNGADLSGANLKEAILDGANLSNANLAEADLSGASLDGANLNGTNFNSANLKGANLSNASLISTNLVNANLRKAKIKTANVYLTNFCGATMPNGSRSMQGCS
- a CDS encoding class I SAM-dependent methyltransferase — translated: MMTDKDSASVKVWCSGIKDAYTLEQRKHWYSDVANVYDQARPRYPKTLIHRAVELAQLPAQASILEIGCGPGIATVEFAELGFSMVCLEPSPAACQLAKSNCSAYPNVEIINTTFEEWQLEPRRFNAILAATSMHWVSPEIRVQKSAKALQDKGSIMMLWNTPPHPNDEICHQFDEVYQTQAPSIPKFARYGSIETHEANLKEIEHDFINSGLFQNFLSEQLVCHTTHSIDEYLTLLSTISPYIKLESQQRASLFSGLRDVLERISTVRLKTSYLSALQIAQVNHG